From the Paenibacillus sp. FSL H8-0548 genome, one window contains:
- a CDS encoding zinc-binding alcohol dehydrogenase family protein yields MKAAIVKEKGAIPVMGHFDSPVATEGQVLINVKAAALSRVSKFRSMGMHYSSEVSFPIIAGIDGVGTLVDGSRVYFALPTAPYGSLAEQTIVDEKLTVPLPDGVDDFTAAAIANPAMSSWAALVFRAGFKSGQTVLINGATGGSGSLAVQIAKGLGAKKIIVTGRNELKLQALGADEAVAFDMTVDNGQQRFEKALMPVIAEGVDVILDYLWGDSAFAIMSALAKTNTDRATRYVSIGTSSGQENIHLPSTILRSSTIELVGSGDKSVSKADMLSSVKGVFEMAAERKIKIATKEYALEEIEEAWHAPLTPRPVVKV; encoded by the coding sequence ATGAAGGCAGCAATTGTGAAGGAGAAGGGGGCAATTCCCGTAATGGGTCATTTTGATTCTCCCGTTGCGACAGAGGGCCAAGTTTTAATTAACGTAAAGGCTGCAGCTTTAAGTCGAGTTAGTAAGTTTCGTTCAATGGGTATGCACTACTCATCTGAGGTAAGCTTTCCAATTATAGCCGGTATTGACGGTGTTGGGACTTTAGTGGATGGGTCCCGTGTTTACTTTGCACTACCAACTGCGCCGTATGGCAGTTTGGCTGAGCAAACCATTGTCGACGAAAAGCTAACAGTCCCTTTACCGGATGGTGTTGATGATTTCACTGCTGCCGCGATCGCCAACCCAGCTATGTCGTCATGGGCTGCATTGGTATTTCGAGCTGGCTTCAAATCCGGCCAAACGGTGTTGATTAATGGCGCTACTGGTGGATCCGGCAGTTTGGCCGTACAGATTGCCAAGGGCCTGGGGGCCAAGAAGATCATTGTAACGGGGCGTAACGAATTGAAGTTACAAGCACTTGGAGCCGATGAGGCCGTTGCATTTGATATGACAGTCGACAACGGACAACAAAGGTTTGAAAAAGCTCTAATGCCAGTTATTGCTGAAGGTGTTGATGTGATATTGGATTACCTATGGGGCGATAGCGCATTCGCCATCATGTCAGCTCTTGCTAAGACAAATACGGATCGCGCAACCCGCTACGTTAGCATTGGAACTTCATCTGGACAAGAAAACATTCATTTACCTTCGACAATATTACGTTCATCAACTATTGAACTGGTAGGTAGCGGAGATAAGAGTGTCTCTAAAGCTGATATGCTATCCTCTGTTAAGGGCGTTTTTGAGATGGCCGCCGAGAGAAAGATAAAAATTGCCACAAAAGAGTATGCGCTAGAAGAGATAGAAGAAGCATGGCACGCGCCATTGACGCCCCGCCCTGTCGTTAAGGTATAA
- a CDS encoding MarR family winged helix-turn-helix transcriptional regulator, which translates to MEKEIFKALIELVSIMNRPDRDKKMITNAGVNLEAATFRVLVGIAHLQSTSVGDLAAMMGKNYSSVSRQIDKLEIAGLVNTYPSSSDSRIRVSELTKYGEEINAMISLARERVMREALADWTLEEKNGLLNNLRRLFESLQRFD; encoded by the coding sequence ATGGAAAAAGAAATTTTTAAAGCGCTGATTGAATTAGTCTCCATTATGAATAGGCCAGACCGCGATAAAAAAATGATTACGAATGCTGGCGTTAATTTAGAGGCGGCAACCTTTCGCGTCTTAGTTGGGATCGCGCATCTCCAATCAACTAGTGTTGGTGATTTGGCTGCCATGATGGGAAAAAACTATTCGAGTGTTAGTCGACAAATCGATAAGCTAGAGATCGCCGGGTTGGTAAATACTTATCCATCAAGTTCAGATTCTCGGATTCGTGTGTCTGAATTGACGAAATACGGGGAGGAAATTAATGCAATGATTAGTCTCGCCCGTGAGCGTGTTATGCGTGAAGCTTTGGCTGATTGGACTTTAGAGGAAAAAAACGGATTATTGAATAATTTAAGACGTTTATTCGAATCACTGCAAAGGTTCGACTAG
- a CDS encoding methyltransferase domain-containing protein, whose product MDKKLHLGCGRTILPGWVNLDLVAMPGVDVIANLDECATTPLPFDEDSFDYFLASHLLEHISYPLPLMQELHRIAKPGATAVFRLPYGSSDDAYEDPTHVRQYFLQSFGYFSQPYYWRADYGYRGDWLTEKITLYVDRKKYGDKSIDEVMYDTMKYRNVVKEMVAELKAVKPLREARKALQIPPRIEIALSD is encoded by the coding sequence TTGGATAAAAAACTTCATTTAGGCTGCGGCAGAACGATTTTACCCGGCTGGGTCAATCTGGATCTAGTTGCCATGCCCGGGGTGGACGTCATTGCCAATCTGGATGAGTGTGCGACTACACCGTTGCCGTTCGATGAAGACAGTTTTGATTATTTCCTTGCCAGTCATCTGCTTGAGCACATCAGCTATCCGCTTCCCCTGATGCAGGAGCTTCACCGGATCGCTAAACCCGGAGCAACCGCAGTTTTCCGACTTCCGTACGGATCAAGTGACGATGCTTACGAAGATCCAACGCATGTAAGGCAATATTTTTTGCAATCATTCGGATATTTCTCCCAACCTTATTATTGGCGCGCGGATTATGGATACCGGGGCGACTGGCTAACTGAAAAAATCACCCTTTATGTCGATCGCAAGAAATATGGCGATAAATCGATAGACGAGGTCATGTATGACACCATGAAGTATAGGAACGTAGTAAAGGAAATGGTCGCCGAATTGAAAGCCGTAAAACCGTTACGGGAAGCACGAAAAGCGCTGCAGATCCCACCACGGATTGAAATTGCTCTTTCAGACTAA
- a CDS encoding YfbR-like 5'-deoxynucleotidase, translated as MGIHTYFQSLNDLERIIRCPGKFKFEEHSVSAHSWKVVQYAKTLADIEESNGVTIDWKKLYEITSSHDYGEIFIGDIKTPVKHYSLELRGMLQQVEEGMIALFIEDNIPEEFKPIFRRQLREGKDDSVEGLILEVADKLDQVYEALTELQRGNTEKEFVVMYREALIKIKKIKLHCVDYFLKHILPDIVKESSNCPVDIQKITKEALEV; from the coding sequence ATGGGAATTCATACGTACTTTCAATCACTTAACGATCTCGAACGTATTATTCGTTGTCCTGGCAAATTCAAATTTGAAGAGCACAGCGTATCCGCTCATTCATGGAAGGTTGTACAATACGCAAAAACGTTGGCAGATATTGAGGAAAGCAATGGCGTCACGATCGATTGGAAGAAGCTTTACGAGATTACTAGCAGCCATGATTATGGTGAAATATTTATTGGAGACATTAAAACACCCGTTAAGCATTACTCCCTAGAACTGCGCGGCATGCTGCAGCAGGTAGAGGAGGGAATGATTGCTCTTTTTATAGAGGACAATATCCCAGAGGAGTTTAAGCCTATTTTCCGCAGACAGCTGCGCGAAGGCAAGGACGATTCCGTCGAGGGTCTTATTCTTGAAGTGGCCGATAAGCTTGATCAAGTTTATGAGGCGCTTACTGAATTGCAAAGAGGCAATACGGAGAAAGAATTTGTGGTTATGTACCGCGAAGCGCTCATCAAAATCAAAAAAATCAAGCTGCATTGCGTAGATTATTTCTTAAAGCATATTTTACCTGACATCGTTAAGGAAAGCTCCAATTGCCCCGTTGACATCCAAAAGATTACAAAGGAAGCTTTAGAGGTTTAA
- a CDS encoding YdiU family protein: MTDNISNSMIETGWNFDNSYARLPDSLFAKQNPTPVRSPKLIIFNDSLAKALGLSSQALQSNDGAEVMAGNRIPEGALPLAQAYAGHQFGHLNKLGDGRAVLLGEQITPTGERVDIQLKGAGRTPYSRSGDGRAALGPMMREYIISEAMHALGIATTRSLAVVETGESLIRETKLPGAILTRVAASHLRVGTYQYASNVDKGQGLRALADYTLQRHFPEVDTDENRYITLLKEVIKRQADLIAKWQLVGFIHGVMNTDNMAISGETIDYGPCAFMDAYDPATVFSSIDTHGRYAYGNQPHIAVWNLARFAESLLSLLHTDEAEAIQMAEDALSEFSELYHRNFLAGMRAKLGLFNEEQQDESLIEGLLSIMQKHGADYTNTFRALTFDKTEEMVLFETEEFTQWQDLWQARLGRQKESHASVQQLMRSSNPAIIPRNHRVEEAIQAAVKEGDYSVMERLLDVLSSPYAHSPEQAAYAALPAESAYPYQTFCGT; the protein is encoded by the coding sequence ATGACAGATAACATTAGCAATTCGATGATAGAAACAGGCTGGAACTTTGACAACAGTTATGCACGACTTCCGGACTCTCTTTTTGCAAAACAGAACCCAACCCCAGTGCGCTCACCGAAGCTGATTATATTCAATGATTCGCTGGCGAAAGCTTTGGGATTGAGCTCTCAAGCGCTGCAAAGCAATGATGGCGCGGAGGTGATGGCAGGCAACCGAATTCCTGAAGGTGCGCTGCCGCTAGCACAAGCTTATGCAGGACATCAATTTGGGCATTTAAATAAGTTGGGGGATGGACGCGCCGTTCTGCTTGGCGAACAGATTACACCTACTGGGGAGCGAGTTGACATTCAGCTCAAAGGTGCAGGCAGAACCCCATACTCCCGCAGTGGCGATGGGCGAGCAGCACTTGGACCGATGATGCGCGAATACATTATCAGCGAGGCGATGCATGCGCTTGGCATTGCTACGACCCGCAGCTTAGCAGTCGTGGAGACTGGTGAGTCATTAATTCGTGAAACAAAGCTGCCTGGCGCAATTTTGACCCGAGTAGCTGCTAGCCATCTGCGCGTTGGTACGTATCAATATGCTTCAAACGTGGACAAGGGGCAGGGTCTGCGGGCTCTTGCTGATTATACCTTGCAAAGACATTTTCCAGAGGTTGACACAGATGAGAACCGCTATATTACGCTGCTTAAGGAAGTCATTAAACGTCAGGCTGATCTCATTGCCAAATGGCAGCTCGTGGGCTTTATTCACGGGGTAATGAATACCGACAATATGGCCATTAGCGGGGAGACCATTGATTATGGTCCTTGCGCCTTCATGGATGCTTATGACCCAGCAACAGTATTCAGCTCGATTGATACTCATGGTCGTTATGCCTATGGCAATCAGCCGCATATTGCTGTGTGGAATCTCGCGAGATTTGCTGAATCTCTGCTTTCGCTGCTGCATACCGACGAGGCCGAGGCTATTCAAATGGCTGAAGACGCGCTTTCGGAATTTTCTGAGCTGTATCACCGTAATTTCCTAGCTGGAATGAGGGCAAAGCTGGGACTCTTTAATGAAGAACAGCAGGATGAATCGCTTATCGAAGGTCTTCTGAGCATAATGCAGAAACATGGTGCGGACTATACGAATACATTTCGGGCGTTAACCTTTGATAAAACGGAGGAAATGGTCCTGTTTGAGACTGAGGAATTTACTCAGTGGCAGGATCTGTGGCAGGCGAGATTAGGAAGGCAGAAGGAGTCCCACGCCTCCGTGCAACAGCTGATGCGAAGCAGCAATCCAGCAATAATCCCGCGCAACCATCGGGTAGAGGAAGCGATTCAAGCAGCAGTGAAAGAAGGAGACTACAGCGTGATGGAGCGATTGCTTGATGTACTTTCAAGCCCCTACGCGCACTCTCCCGAACAGGCTGCGTATGCTGCACTGCCTGCGGAATCCGCGTATCCATACCAAACCTTTTGCGGAACCTGA
- a CDS encoding cupin domain-containing protein, producing the protein MDIGSTIRAIRKRKNMTIAQICEETGLSQGFMSQVETNKTSPSISTLESIANTLKVPLAYLLLKNEDRMNIVRKENRMITKSGSENLKVEHLSSTKKVRMMIVELPPGASTGKAPHAHEGEEVHVVIKGKIYAEQGEDAAEFEEGDSFSWNACTPHMVKNIGEEPATVLITVYTEAEHTQNLI; encoded by the coding sequence ATGGACATCGGGTCTACCATACGAGCAATTCGGAAACGGAAAAATATGACCATCGCTCAAATCTGTGAAGAAACAGGCTTATCTCAAGGCTTTATGAGCCAGGTTGAAACAAATAAAACATCACCCTCCATATCAACCTTAGAAAGTATAGCCAATACGTTGAAGGTGCCATTAGCTTATTTGCTTCTAAAAAATGAGGACCGCATGAATATCGTGCGTAAAGAAAACCGCATGATCACAAAAAGCGGCAGTGAAAATTTAAAGGTAGAGCATCTGAGCTCAACAAAAAAAGTACGGATGATGATCGTCGAGCTGCCGCCTGGCGCTTCTACAGGTAAAGCCCCACATGCGCATGAGGGAGAAGAAGTACATGTTGTCATCAAAGGGAAAATCTATGCCGAGCAGGGGGAGGATGCCGCAGAATTTGAAGAGGGTGATTCCTTTAGCTGGAACGCTTGCACACCCCATATGGTAAAAAACATTGGAGAGGAGCCAGCAACTGTACTGATAACCGTTTACACTGAAGCTGAACATACGCAAAATCTGATTTAA
- a CDS encoding DoxX family protein: protein MTKIAAVSTLMRVVLGILFLAHGISKLQMGLGNVEAWFSSMGVAGFLAYVVALLELLGGFLLIIGLFTRIVSAIFTIMLAGAIVTMKLSVGLLGSAEMAGYELDLAFMLVSIYLIVSETTPLSVDQILFKKRSA, encoded by the coding sequence ATGACGAAAATAGCAGCAGTATCGACATTAATGCGCGTAGTCTTGGGAATATTATTTTTAGCTCATGGAATTAGTAAATTGCAAATGGGACTAGGGAATGTTGAAGCTTGGTTTAGCTCGATGGGAGTTGCAGGATTTTTAGCTTATGTCGTAGCACTGCTTGAGCTGCTCGGTGGTTTCCTGCTTATTATTGGTCTATTTACACGTATTGTTTCAGCTATCTTCACGATTATGCTCGCTGGCGCGATTGTTACCATGAAGCTTTCTGTGGGATTGCTTGGAAGTGCAGAAATGGCGGGGTACGAGCTGGATTTAGCTTTCATGTTGGTGTCTATTTATTTAATTGTTTCAGAAACAACCCCATTATCGGTCGATCAAATACTTTTCAAAAAACGCAGCGCATAA